Proteins from one Nomia melanderi isolate GNS246 chromosome 3, iyNomMela1, whole genome shotgun sequence genomic window:
- the LOC116429309 gene encoding uncharacterized protein LOC116429309 produces MSMLKSKGYLFLASSLCDGLEDNDIKQVTTLLLNKEANPNTLIPTYGVTPFHLVIGNDSEAFAEEVTKLFLRHGGNPNVKSVDGLTPVHVAAAWGRITVLELLLANGGDALCLDYEGRSPFHYAFDGKYYGAIAVLSKYCENVTKEEKPIKYKITFDKLVVNDGDTIAEYVALLDTHIINQDILNVKECQTNEENRLSNNRDKYFYFSDNSLNDNDEYDINAAELRLREEMDREKCLLNQIINQLSSSLNSNSKETDINSEYKQVKDSRCDSSPLSVLNTDDSSIYDVKDKFSLKTRTKKRSVTPRYKRRIFGRNSNTKIPLIPLHDPSDSIISKSPNFLMGKTIEKDQRFSSPKVLSKESKFKTYTPCLTRNGSFRSDEFNFGKEMARSTPRRKHCYRQYSSHRKLKRNEVLTSSESTSPSSTNSLSPDEHHYPKLCYRFNKNFSKNLAVKLHENKYDDDMPVSPNFNEKKNCIGEYNVMKNLVDECSSNLESLKMKEAKDMERKRENLNVDSGLQEKYLEDLKANDTLNTFKENYNIFLSSFQSQSYVSIQEEYKYESLEENLAFVERRIYTLPPCKSEEDFSTSDKLWPNSFNLSTDICITNEELRRKLIKLGDNPGPVTNTTRQVYLKRFITLQKRTQLIKPDNRFISFKTYINTNDYNHEVKSSLAYGDWVNQLGRYKIIEKTVFKEFSDVDPSRKWRDGINKTSFNYLLLDPRITKDLPFHAESMTKSTIWTTFLSAIFYVGKGTRNRPHSHLNDALKMWTSSQKYCENEKVQRIMNIWNEGCGIICLQVFQNVIPVEAYTREAAMIDALGLKKLKNLKSGDYYGIAATWNIKEKCNFGRYLLYQAMQIFLLEGERHIYPQNL; encoded by the exons atgtctATGTTGAAATCAAAAGGATATCTTTTTCTGGCTTCTTCGCTGTGCGATGGTTTAGAGGATAATGATATAAA GCAAGTAACAactttacttttaaataaagAAGCAAATCCTAATACATTAATTCCCACATACGGAGTAACACCATTTCACTTAGTAATAGGCAATGATTCAGAAGCATTTGCAGAGGAAGTAACTAAGTTGTTTTTACGCCATGGAGGAAATCCAAATGTTAA ATCTGTGGATGGATTGACTCCAGTTCACGTGGCAGCAGCTTGGGGCAGAATTACAGTACTGGAGTTACTCCTGGCAAATGGTGGAGATGCTCTTTGTTTGGATTATGAAGGACGTAGTCCATTTCATTATGCATTTGATGGGAAATATTATGGAGCAATAGCGGTGCTTAGCAAATACTGCGAAAATgttacaaaagaagaaaaaccgattaaatataaaataacttttg ATAAACTTGTTGTTAACGATGGAGATACCATAGCAGAATATGTTGCGTTATTAGATACTCATATCATCAATCAAgatatattaaatgtaaaagaatGTCAGACAAATGAAGAAAACAGACTTTCCAATAACAGGgacaagtatttttattttagtgaCAACAGTTTAAATGACAACGATGAGTATGATATTAATGCCGCAGAACTCCGACTTCGTGAAGAAATGGACAGAGAGAAATGTTTacttaatcaaataattaatcaactttcCAGCTCTTTAAATTCTAACTCTAAAGAGACAGATATTAACAGCGAATATAAACAAGTTAAAGACAGTCGGTGCGATTCAAGTCCATTGTCCGTATTAAATACAGATGATAGTTCAATTTATGATGTAAAagataaattttcattgaaaactaGAACAAAAAAGCGGTCTGTTACTCCGAGATATAAACGCAGGATTTTTGGACGAAACAGTAATActaaaattccattaataccatTGCACGATCCAAGTGATTCTATTATAAGCAAATCACCAAATTTTTTAATgggaaaaacaattgaaaaagatCAAAGATTCTCATCGCCTAAAGTATTAAGCAAAGAATCGAAATTTAAAACTTACACACCTTGTTTAACGAGAAATGGATCATTTCGATCAGACGAGTTTAATTTTGGAAAAGAAATGGCAAGATCCACTCCAAGAAGAAAACATTGTTATAGACAGTATTCATCGcacagaaaattgaaaaggaaTGAAGTATTAACGTCGTCAGAAAGCACAAGTCCTAGTTCGACAAACTCATTATCACCAGATGAACATCATTATCCCAAGTTATGttatagatttaataaaaatttttctaaaaatctgGCAGTAAAATTACATGAGAATAAGTATGACGATGATATGCCAGTGAGTCcaaattttaatgagaagaaaaattgtattggagaatataatgtaatgaaaaatttagTAGACGAATGTAGTAGCAACCTGGAAAGtctaaaaatgaaagaagcaaAAGAcatggaaagaaagagagaaaatttAAATGTAGACAGTGGTTTACAAGAAAAGTACTTAGAAGACTTAAAAGCCAATGAcactttaaatacttttaaagagaattataatatatttttatcaag ttttcaatCACAGTCTTATGTTAGCATAcaagaagaatataaatatgaaagtttagAAGAAAATCTCGCCTTTGTGGAACGTAGAATTTACACTCTACCCCCTTG CAAATCTGAAGAAGATTTTTCCACGTCTGATAAATTAT GGCCcaattcattcaatttatcaacagatatatgtatAACAAATGAAGAgttaagaagaaaattaattaaactaggTGACAATCCAGGACCAGTAACTAATACAACAAGACAAGTATATTTAAAGCGATTTATCACTTTACAAAAGAGAACgcaactaataaaaccagacaacagatttatttcttttaagaCTTATATTAACACAAATGACTATAACCATGAAGTGAAATCTTCTTTAGCATATGGAGACTGGGTAAATCAATTAGgaagatataaaattattgaaaaaactgttttcaaagaattttctgaTGTGGATCCTTCTAGAAAATGGAGAGACGGAATAAACAAAACTAGTTTCAATTATTTACTCTTAGATCCCCGTATAACAAAAGATTTACCCTTTCATGCAGAAAGTATGACAAAGTCTACAATTTGGACTACATTTTTATCTGCTATATTTTATGTAGGTAAAGGTACACGTAATAGACCACATTCCCATCTAAACGATGCTTTAAAAATGTGGACTTCTTCTCAAAAATACtgcgaaaatgaaaaagttcAACGAATTATGAATATTTGGAATGAAGGATGTGGAATTATTTGTCTGCAAGTTTTTCAAAATGTCATTCCTGTAGAAGCTTACACTCGTGAAGCTGCTATGATCGATGCTTTGGgactgaagaaattgaagaatctTAAAAGCGGAGACTATTACGGAATAGCAGCAACGtggaatataaaagaaaaatgtaattttggaAGATATCTACTGTACCAAgcaatgcaaatatttttacttgaagGAGAGAGACATATATATCcccaaaatttgtaa
- the l(2)41Ab gene encoding lethal (2) 41Ab isoform X2 — translation MDSSETSTLNVLNPDDKLMEKFQKTLHTHLSNINNKLSEEILEFESLIKHVEKNLESEGVNLYQMQQQIEHQHTTISHYFDALSKIAFLREKKNQNIENAKQVLKTNRCKLEDERNKREKLSQDLKNLLSFHNYLSKWENDLNDYLRISKQISSQDANRRKALINKKQQRDFILYRLKEEIWKIETEISYLDEQLQIKNKEKENVNKMIIDVNTDLETLHTERKDLYDIWKSVVANISKRNNIHDQLHSQQEESHKLYNTLLLEIQKVKKESEKEMEINEHLTSLSFRVENNIRITSKTVTSHNEKIADIECQLQNLTKINERIQSSYENAFTKYQSTLYEEEQVNKKLEFTFGKKTNLENMIFKKLEEKIICDKTAQHVNELLLNTKNAVLEYEVTVARTENSYGNSLLELEKLLNFLENQKTELQEISQKNVEKEKQIDELQKEMRKYEIVIERRQRKLLETNKLIEQVVPNIGENLSPQDLKIISLEKNIQELVQSIQKAQQFWIRQQGFMVSLSQQRESQLRELNLLDKEIMITGQKNFKLEYTLDMIMKDEACINKIILSLQQKLLRMNAGLVIQKDLKDELEDKNCIKKNEYILSFQELELELIKLHSNLKSLCTEKAMLKEELKFTQEESLSWKKQLQLIQETVKKVKEEHTAGGIAIMKSEIHKMETRLSYLKKIQEKLIHDMELCVARRDVIFNKAINKFKKNPKEHHNEKVIMHKRLSDQRIKIKQSMNVVKRTSDTIEQIKNQIKSAESQLVNCKQNLQNIKGHLPNIENEIEQLEMLKYHNLHILVLKQRKAKQLHDVKSGTYKMTYKNEDTIEENLKMEHSYRQYLKYVLEKTNHDFPMLKTNLRKILFTL, via the exons atggaTTCGTCTGAAACATCTACATTAAATGTACTAAATCCAGATGataaattaatggaaaagtttcaaaaaacaCTCCATACACATTTATCAAATATCAATAACAAACTTTCAGAAGAAATACTTGAATTT GAATCGCTAATAAAGCATGTTGAAAAAAACTTGGAATCAGAAGGAGTTAATCTTTATCAAATGCAACAGCAAATTGAACATCAACATACTACTATAAGTCACTACTTTGATGCATTGtcaaaaattgcatttttaagagaaaagaaaaatcagaaTATAGAAAACGCTAAACAGGTTTTAAAAACAAATCGTTGTAAATTAGAagatgaaagaaataaaagagagaaattATCTCAGgacttgaaaaatttattaagttTTCATAACTATTTATCTAAGTGGGAAAATGATTTGAACGATTATTTAAGAATATCTAAACAGATCTCATCGCAAGATGCAAATAGACGAAAGGCATTAATCAATAAAAAACAACAACgagattttattttgtatagattAAAGGAGGAAATCTGGAAAATTGAAACAGAAATATCATATTTGGATGAGCAActacaaattaaaaacaaagaaaaagaaaatgttaataaaatgataatagatGTAAATACAGATTTAGAGACCTTGCATACAGAACGTAAAGATTTATATGATATATGGAAGTCTGTTGTAGCTaacatttctaaaagaaataatattcacgATCAGTTACATTCTCAACAAGA AGAAAGTCATAAGTTATACAATACTCTCTTACTGGAAATAcaaaaagttaaaaaagaaTCGGAAAAGGAGATGGAGATCAATGAACATTTGACATCTTTGTCATTCcgtgtagaaaataatattagaattacgTCCAAAACAGTAACATCGcataatgaaaaaattgcagatattGAATGCCAATTGCAAaacttaacaaaaattaatgaacGCATACAAAGTAGTTATGAAAATGCTTTCACT aaatatcaAAGCACTTTATACGAAGAAgaacaagtaaataaaaaacTAGAATTCACTTTTGGAAAAAAGACTAATTTAGAAAacatgatatttaaaaaattagaagagAAAATTATATGCGACAAAACAGCACAACATGTGAATgaactattattaaatacaaaaaatgcTGTATTAGAGTATGAGGTTACAGTTGCACGTACAGAAAATTCATATGGAAATAGTCTTCTGGAATTAGAAAAGTTGttaaattttcttgaaaatcaaAAAACAGAATTGCAAGAGATTTCTCAGAAAAATGtggagaaagaaaaacaaatagaTGAATTGCAAAAAGAgatgagaaaatatgaaattgtaattgaaaGGAGGCAGCGTAAACTTCTTGAAACAAATAAACTTATTGAACAG GTAGTACCAAATATTGGTGAAAATTTGAGTCCACAAGATTTAAAAATCATTagtttagaaaaaaatattcaagaactTGTACAAAGTATCCAAAAAGCACAACAATTTTGGATACGACAACAAGGTTTCATGGTTTCATTAAGTCAACAACGAGAATCACAATTACGAGAATTAAATCTTCTTGACAAAGAAATTATGATAACGGgacaaaaaaattttaaattggagTATACATTGGACATGATTATGAAAGATGAagcatgtataaataaaattatactttctCTTCAGCAAAAACTATTACGCATGAATGCAGGTTTAGTAATACAAAAAGATTTGAAGGATGAATTAGAAGAcaaaaattgcataaaaaagaatgaatatattctttcttttcaaGAATTGGAATTAGAGCTCATAAAATTACATAGCAATTTAAAAAGTTTATGTACTGAAAAGGCAATGCTAAAggaagaattaaaatttacacAAGAAGAAAGTTTATCTTGGAAAAAACAg TTACAACTCATACaagaaactgtaaaaaaagtaaaagaagaaCATACTGCTGGAGGTATAGCAATAATGAAGagtgaaatacataaaatggaaacGAGACTTTCTTACctaaaaaaaattcaagaaaaattgatcCATGACATGGAACTCTGCGTAGCAAGAAGagatgttatatttaataaagcaattaataaatttaaaaagaatccAAAAGAGCATCATAATGAGAAAGTAATAATGCACAAACGTCTGTCTGATCAACggataaaaattaaacaatcaatGAAT GTAGTGAAACGAACTAGCGATACAatagaacaaataaaaaatcaaataaaaagtgCAGAGAGTCAGCTGGTcaattgtaaacaaaatttacaaaatataaaggGGCACCttccaaatatagaaaatgaaattgagcagctagaaatgttgaaatatcaT AATCTTCATATTCTAGTTCTTAAGCAAAGGAAAGCAAAACAGTTGCATGATGTAAAAAGTGGTACTTATAAAATGACGTATAAAAATGAAGATACGattgaagaaaatttgaaaatggaaCACAGTTATcgtcaatatttgaaatatgtgtTAGAAAAAACTAATCATGATTTTCCAATGTTGAAAACTAATTTACGGAAAATACTATTTACTttgtaa
- the mRpL42 gene encoding mitochondrial ribosomal protein L42, with protein MNRLLYIVRTMNVTCKRYMSSVKLPPELVVPLNKELIVCWHPEQEFPYEYSLPLPEEKKLSNSVLRIGEKEIADTFYHKRREVIIEELSKMTYTTKHRWYPRSSKYRKRRFTEPERPYL; from the coding sequence aTGAATAGGTTATTGTATATTGTACGTACAATGAATGTTACTTGTAAACGATACATGAGTTCAGTTAAATTACCTCCTGAACTTGTTGTGCCACTAAATAAAGAACTAATCGTTTGTTGGCATCCAGAGCAAGAATTTCCATATGAATATTCATTACCATTGCCAGAAGAAAAGAAACTTTCAAATTCTGTATTACGCATTGGTGAAAAAGAGATAGCAGATACCTTTTACCACAAACGAAGAGAAGTCATCATTGAAGAACTCTCTAAAATGACATATACCACAAAACATAGATGGTATCCCAGAAGTAGTAAATACAGGAAAAGGAGATTCACAGAACCCGAAAGACCGTATTTATAG
- the LOC116429335 gene encoding facilitated trehalose transporter Tret1 yields the protein MKNGNLGISQHVLVENQFEPAKRLPQYIACLSATLGALAAGMVLGWTSSAGTNGQDLQDLYGFKISENDFSLLSSLAMLGAGAMCIPIGLLTDLIGRKNSMLLMVVPFTVGWLLIILSYSVAMFCVGRFITGAASGAFCVAAPMYTAEISESSIRGSVGIFFQLLLTVGIALSYIFGYFVNMFILSIISAITPLIFFIVFIFMPESPVYYLQKNNEDGARKSFIKLYGAQYDIESEIREKKHIIEEKRRNKISFMTMIASKVTLKGFIIAYGLMIFQQFSGVNTIIFYATTIFKEAGSKIEPSICTIIIGIIQVISVFVSSLVVDRVGRRILLLISIIFLFLTTFILGVYYYLFNDIKVNVESITWLPLLSVCIFIIMFSLGFGPLPWMMLGEIFAPEVKGVAASSAGLLNWLLAFIVTKFYNVVSMAAIFWIFSGISAIAIFFVYILVPETKGKSLEDILKDL from the coding sequence ATGAAGAACGGAAACCTCGGAATTTCGCAGCATGTTTTGGTTGAAAACCAATTTGAGCCAGCGAAAAGATTACCTCAATATATTGCCTGTTTGTCTGCAACTTTGGGAGCCTTAGCAGCGGGAATGGTGTTAGGGTGGACTTCTTCGGCTGGTACTAATGGACAGGATTTACAAGATCTATATGGCtttaaaatttctgaaaatgaCTTCTCATTGCTTAGCTCATTAGCCATGCTTGGTGCTGGAGCAATGTGTATACCTATTGGACTTCTTACCGATTTAATTGGAAGAAAGAATTCAATGTTGTTAATGGTGGTTCCCTTCACTGTAGGTTGGCTACTTATCATTTTATCCTATTCCGTAGCTATGTTTTGTGTTGGAAGATTTATTACTGGTGCAGCATCTGGTGCCTTTTGTGTAGCTGCACCAATGTACACAGCAGAAATATCTGAAAGTTCCATTCGTGGAAGTGTTGGAATATTCTTTCAACTGCTTCTTACAGTCGGCATTGCATTATCATATATATTTGGATACTTTGTAAACATGTTTATATTGTCCATTATATCTGCCATTACTCCATTaatcttttttatagtttttatattcatGCCTGAATCACCGGTATATTATTTGCAAAAGAACAATGAGGATGGTGCCAggaaaagtttcattaaattatatggTGCTCAATACGATATTGAGAGTGAAATACGAGAAAAAAAGCATATCAtagaagaaaaacgaagaaacaaaatTTCCTTTATGACCATGATCGCATCTAAAGTAACTTTAAAAGGTTTCATAATTGCTTATGGTCTTATGATTTTTCAACAATTTAGTGGTGTGAacactattatattttatgctACTACCATCTTTAAAGAAGCTGGCAGTAAAATTGAACCTAGTATCTGTACTATTATTATTGGTATAATTCAAGTAATAAGTGTTTTTGTAAGCAGTTTAGTTGTAGATCGCGTAGGTAGaagaatattactattaatatcaataatatttttgtttttaacaacTTTTATTCTTGGAGTTTActattatcttttcaatgatATTAAGGTAAACGTTGAATCAATTACCTGGTTACCTCTACTATCTGTatgcatatttattattatgttttctCTCGGTTTCGGTCCGCTTCCTTGGATGATGTTAGGTGAAATTTTTGCACCTGAAGTGAAAGGTGTAGCTGCGAGCAGTGCTGGTCTTTTAAATTGGCTATTGGCTTTCATTGTAACTAAATTTTATAACGTAGTATCTATGGCTGctatattttggatattttctgGAATATCTGCAATTGCAATTTTCTTTGTATACATTTTAGTTCCTGAAACAAAAGGTAAATCTTTGGAAGATATTTTGAAAGATTTATAA
- the l(2)41Ab gene encoding lethal (2) 41Ab isoform X1 translates to MDSSETSTLNVLNPDDKLMEKFQKTLHTHLSNINNKLSEEILEFESLIKHVEKNLESEGVNLYQMQQQIEHQHTTISHYFDALSKIAFLREKKNQNIENAKQVLKTNRCKLEDERNKREKLSQDLKNLLSFHNYLSKWENDLNDYLRISKQISSQDANRRKALINKKQQRDFILYRLKEEIWKIETEISYLDEQLQIKNKEKENVNKMIIDVNTDLETLHTERKDLYDIWKSVVANISKRNNIHDQLHSQQEESHKLYNTLLLEIQKVKKESEKEMEINEHLTSLSFRVENNIRITSKTVTSHNEKIADIECQLQNLTKINERIQSSYENAFTKYQSTLYEEEQVNKKLEFTFGKKTNLENMIFKKLEEKIICDKTAQHVNELLLNTKNAVLEYEVTVARTENSYGNSLLELEKLLNFLENQKTELQEISQKNVEKEKQIDELQKEMRKYEIVIERRQRKLLETNKLIEQIIWFTNKLFQVVPNIGENLSPQDLKIISLEKNIQELVQSIQKAQQFWIRQQGFMVSLSQQRESQLRELNLLDKEIMITGQKNFKLEYTLDMIMKDEACINKIILSLQQKLLRMNAGLVIQKDLKDELEDKNCIKKNEYILSFQELELELIKLHSNLKSLCTEKAMLKEELKFTQEESLSWKKQLQLIQETVKKVKEEHTAGGIAIMKSEIHKMETRLSYLKKIQEKLIHDMELCVARRDVIFNKAINKFKKNPKEHHNEKVIMHKRLSDQRIKIKQSMNVVKRTSDTIEQIKNQIKSAESQLVNCKQNLQNIKGHLPNIENEIEQLEMLKYHNLHILVLKQRKAKQLHDVKSGTYKMTYKNEDTIEENLKMEHSYRQYLKYVLEKTNHDFPMLKTNLRKILFTL, encoded by the exons atggaTTCGTCTGAAACATCTACATTAAATGTACTAAATCCAGATGataaattaatggaaaagtttcaaaaaacaCTCCATACACATTTATCAAATATCAATAACAAACTTTCAGAAGAAATACTTGAATTT GAATCGCTAATAAAGCATGTTGAAAAAAACTTGGAATCAGAAGGAGTTAATCTTTATCAAATGCAACAGCAAATTGAACATCAACATACTACTATAAGTCACTACTTTGATGCATTGtcaaaaattgcatttttaagagaaaagaaaaatcagaaTATAGAAAACGCTAAACAGGTTTTAAAAACAAATCGTTGTAAATTAGAagatgaaagaaataaaagagagaaattATCTCAGgacttgaaaaatttattaagttTTCATAACTATTTATCTAAGTGGGAAAATGATTTGAACGATTATTTAAGAATATCTAAACAGATCTCATCGCAAGATGCAAATAGACGAAAGGCATTAATCAATAAAAAACAACAACgagattttattttgtatagattAAAGGAGGAAATCTGGAAAATTGAAACAGAAATATCATATTTGGATGAGCAActacaaattaaaaacaaagaaaaagaaaatgttaataaaatgataatagatGTAAATACAGATTTAGAGACCTTGCATACAGAACGTAAAGATTTATATGATATATGGAAGTCTGTTGTAGCTaacatttctaaaagaaataatattcacgATCAGTTACATTCTCAACAAGA AGAAAGTCATAAGTTATACAATACTCTCTTACTGGAAATAcaaaaagttaaaaaagaaTCGGAAAAGGAGATGGAGATCAATGAACATTTGACATCTTTGTCATTCcgtgtagaaaataatattagaattacgTCCAAAACAGTAACATCGcataatgaaaaaattgcagatattGAATGCCAATTGCAAaacttaacaaaaattaatgaacGCATACAAAGTAGTTATGAAAATGCTTTCACT aaatatcaAAGCACTTTATACGAAGAAgaacaagtaaataaaaaacTAGAATTCACTTTTGGAAAAAAGACTAATTTAGAAAacatgatatttaaaaaattagaagagAAAATTATATGCGACAAAACAGCACAACATGTGAATgaactattattaaatacaaaaaatgcTGTATTAGAGTATGAGGTTACAGTTGCACGTACAGAAAATTCATATGGAAATAGTCTTCTGGAATTAGAAAAGTTGttaaattttcttgaaaatcaaAAAACAGAATTGCAAGAGATTTCTCAGAAAAATGtggagaaagaaaaacaaatagaTGAATTGCAAAAAGAgatgagaaaatatgaaattgtaattgaaaGGAGGCAGCGTAAACTTCTTGAAACAAATAAACTTATTGAACAG ATAATATGGTTTACGAATAAACTGTTTCAGGTAGTACCAAATATTGGTGAAAATTTGAGTCCACAAGATTTAAAAATCATTagtttagaaaaaaatattcaagaactTGTACAAAGTATCCAAAAAGCACAACAATTTTGGATACGACAACAAGGTTTCATGGTTTCATTAAGTCAACAACGAGAATCACAATTACGAGAATTAAATCTTCTTGACAAAGAAATTATGATAACGGgacaaaaaaattttaaattggagTATACATTGGACATGATTATGAAAGATGAagcatgtataaataaaattatactttctCTTCAGCAAAAACTATTACGCATGAATGCAGGTTTAGTAATACAAAAAGATTTGAAGGATGAATTAGAAGAcaaaaattgcataaaaaagaatgaatatattctttcttttcaaGAATTGGAATTAGAGCTCATAAAATTACATAGCAATTTAAAAAGTTTATGTACTGAAAAGGCAATGCTAAAggaagaattaaaatttacacAAGAAGAAAGTTTATCTTGGAAAAAACAg TTACAACTCATACaagaaactgtaaaaaaagtaaaagaagaaCATACTGCTGGAGGTATAGCAATAATGAAGagtgaaatacataaaatggaaacGAGACTTTCTTACctaaaaaaaattcaagaaaaattgatcCATGACATGGAACTCTGCGTAGCAAGAAGagatgttatatttaataaagcaattaataaatttaaaaagaatccAAAAGAGCATCATAATGAGAAAGTAATAATGCACAAACGTCTGTCTGATCAACggataaaaattaaacaatcaatGAAT GTAGTGAAACGAACTAGCGATACAatagaacaaataaaaaatcaaataaaaagtgCAGAGAGTCAGCTGGTcaattgtaaacaaaatttacaaaatataaaggGGCACCttccaaatatagaaaatgaaattgagcagctagaaatgttgaaatatcaT AATCTTCATATTCTAGTTCTTAAGCAAAGGAAAGCAAAACAGTTGCATGATGTAAAAAGTGGTACTTATAAAATGACGTATAAAAATGAAGATACGattgaagaaaatttgaaaatggaaCACAGTTATcgtcaatatttgaaatatgtgtTAGAAAAAACTAATCATGATTTTCCAATGTTGAAAACTAATTTACGGAAAATACTATTTACTttgtaa